From the genome of Nicotiana sylvestris chromosome 2, ASM39365v2, whole genome shotgun sequence, one region includes:
- the LOC104210024 gene encoding protein E6, with translation MAPIAKHFSLIFLLTLLSSLQIHARDGQFFNKIPSNNGEKETQTVIPNKEQEPNFMPENENGAYGLYGHDSVTTPNTNNPTVHDLPNSKYLPKNYNPVSYVTVPEDNTNENDLNNNEFTTKHTTTTTASNNNQFYSGPTTSGNNNQQQYYNGVSDYSTKRNNQQQQQQFYSGDNFYSNNQQQQQYYNGGNSYNNNNDNNNNEEEEEYYNNNGGNTYYNNNEQQELSETRLSARTYSTNPTNYGNNYNNNNQEQSYSTNYNNYNTGKSNYRVHQQQGMSDTRFLGNGKFYYDINGEKHARDPYENAREFAAMNQQYNSRNTYGNNEYNSNNNSFENEEEFQVEDNMP, from the coding sequence ATGGCACCCATTGCCAAACATTTCTCCCTTATCTTTCTCCTTACTCTCTTGTCTTCGCTCCAAATTCATGCAAGGGACGGTCAATTCttcaacaaaatccccagcaacaATGGTGAGAAAGAGACACAAACAGTTATTCCCAACAAAGAACAAGAACCTAATTTCATGCCTGAGAATGAAAATGGAGCCTATGGCCTATATGGTCATGACTCTGTCACCACTCCTAACACCAACAACCCCACTGTCCACGATCTTCCTAACAGCAAATACCTTCCCAAGAATTACAACCCTGTTTCTTATGTGACTGTCCCTGAGGACAACACTAATGAAAATGATTTGAACAACAATGAGTTTACAACCAAGCACACTACCACCACCACTGCCTCTAATAACAACCAATTCTACAGTGGTCCCACCACTTCCggcaacaacaaccaacaacaGTACTATAATGGCGTCAGCGATTATAGTACTAAGCGCAACAaccagcagcagcagcaacagttcTACAGCGGCGACAACTTTTACAGTAACAaccagcagcagcagcagtactACAACGGTGGCAACTcttacaacaataacaacgacaacaacaacaatgaagaGGAGGAGGAGTACTACAACAACAATGGTGGTAACACTTACTACAACAACAACGAGCAACAGGAGTTGAGCGAAACAAGATTAAGTGCCAGAACTTACAGCACCAACCCAACAAATTACGGAAacaattacaacaacaacaatcaagaaCAGAGCTACTCCACCAACTACAATAACTACAACACTGGCAAAAGTAATTACAGGGTGCACCAGCAGCAGGGGATGAGTGACACAAGATTCTTGGGAAATGGGAAATTCTACTACGATATCAACGGTGAGAAACATGCTAGGGATCCATATGAAAATGCAAGAGAATTTGCTGCAATGAACCAACAGTACAACAGCAGGAACACCTATGGAAACAATgaatacaacagcaacaacaacagtttTGAGAATGAAGAGGAATTCCAAGTTGAAGACAACATGCCTTGA